A window of Candidatus Methylomirabilota bacterium genomic DNA:
GGGCCGCGCGCCAGCCCGTGCTGAGGTGGCGTCCCGCCCGATGACCCTCGCGCCGCGCCGAAGCACCCTCTCCCCTCAGGGGAGAGGGCAGGGTGAGGGGTGATCGTCCAATGGCCGCTCCCTTCCGCCTCCTGGTGACCGAGCCGCTCGACGGGGCACTCAACATGGCCCTGGACGAATCGCTCCTCCGCGGCCGGCTCGCGGGCGCCACCCCGCCCACGCTGCGATTCTTCGCCTGGCAGCCCCCGACGATCTCGCTGGGCTACGGCCAGCCGCTCGACGCGCGCATCGACGAGGCCGCGGCCTCGTCGCTCGGTATCGGGCTCGTCCGCCGGCCGACCGGCGGCAGCGCGATCCTGCACGAGGGGCCCGACCTCGAGCTGACCTACAGCGTGGTGGCCGCGACCGGCGACTTCGAGGGCGCCGGCGACCTCCTGCAGACCTATCAGTGGATCGGCCGCGCGCTCGCCGCCGGCATCAACCGCATCGGGGCGCCCGTCGAGATGGTGCCGGTGCAGCCGTCGGATCCCGCTGCGATGCCCACGTTCTGCTTCGCCCGCACCGGGTCCTACGAGCTGGAGATCGGCGGGCTCAAGATCGTCGGCAGCGCCCAGCGCCGGCAGGGCACCGGCTTCCTCCAGCACGGCTCGCTGATGCTGGGGGCCGCGCCGGATCGGCTCCGCCGCGTGTTTCCCACCGAGCGCGATCCGCTGGCCGGCATGACCACGCTCGAGGCCGTGCTCGGTCGGCGGCCGTCGTTCGAGGAGAGCCTGGCCGCGCTGGCCGACGGATTCCGCGCGGTGCACGGCCTCGATCTCTCTCCGGGCGGCCTTTCCGCCGAGGAGATGGACCGGGCCGAGGCCCTCGTCCGTGACAAGTACGCCACCCTGCGATGGACGCGGGCCGGCCGCGCGCCGGTGGTGGCCACCGCGATCGGATGACCTTCGCGCGCGAGTACCCGGACGCCCCGCGCGTCGGCGTGGGCGCGGTCATCCTGGACGGTGACCGCGTGCTCCTGGTCAAGCGCGGGCAGCCGCCGTCTCAGGGCAAGTGGAGCGTCCCGGGCGGTCTGGTGCACCTGGGCGAGCGGATCGAGGACGCGCTGCGCCGCGAGGTCATGGAAGAATGCGGCGTGGCGGTGCGGCTGCTCGGCCTGTGCGGAGTCATCGACCGGGTGCGGCTGGCCTCGATCAACGGATCGGAGTCCGAGCGCGTGCACTACCACTACGTGATCATCGACTACGTGGCCGCCATCGAATCGGGCGTGCCGCGAGCTGGCAGTGACGCCGCGGAGGTACGCTGGGTACCTATCGCGGACCTGGACCGTTACGACACCACCGACGGGCTCGCGGCCATGGTGCACCGGGCCGTGATCGTCGGTCAGGGAGGCTGAACACGATGGATCTGGCGCTCGAGACCCGGAAGCCCGCGGACGCACGCGCGGATGTGCTCGTGCTGGGCCGGTACGCGGACGACCGTCGACCGCCCGCCGAGATCACCGCGGTGGATCGCGCCCTGGACGGACTGCTCACCCGCGCGCTCGCGAGCGAGAAGTTCGAGGGCAAGCCCGGGCAGATCTCCTACGTGCACACCGGCGGCAAGCTGCCCGCCGAGCGGGTCCTCGTGGTGGGGCTCGGGCCGCACCGGCGCGACGGCCGCTCGCGCGGCGACGCCGAGCCGGTGCGCCGGGCCGCGGCGGCCGCGGTGCGGCGCGCGCGCGACCTGGGGGCGGCCAGCATCGCGGTCTTCATGCCGCCCGACGGCCTGTCGCCGCGTGACCGCGCCCAGGCGGTGGTCGAGGGGGCGTGGCTCGGCACCTATCGCTTCGAGAAGTACCTGAAGGAGAAGAACAGCAAGGCGGTCCGGTCCCTGACCCTGCTGGAGCCGGATCGCCGCAGCGCGGCCGGCGCGCGCGAGGGTCTGCGGTTCGGCCGCATCTGGGCGGAGGCCACCTGCCTGACCCGCGATCTGGTCAACGAGCCGGCCAACGTGGTGACGCCGACCTTCCTGGCCGGCCGCGCGGGCGAGATCGCCAAGGAAGGCGGGCTCACGCTCAAGGTTCTCGAGCGCGACGACTGCGCGACGATGGGCATGGGCGCCTACATCGGAGTGGCCCAGGGCAGCCAGGAGCCGCCGAAGTTCATCCACCTCACCTACAAGCCGAAGGGCCGCGCGCGCCGGCGGGTGGTGATCATCGGCAAGGGCATCACCTTCGACTCGGGCGGGCTCGACCTCAAGACCGCCGACGGCATGCTGCGCATGAAGGACGACATGGCGGGCGCCGCCGCGGTGCTGGGCCTCTTCCAGGCGCTGCCCCGTCTGAAGCCGCGGGTCGAGGTGCACGGGCTGATCGCGGCGACCGAGAACATGCCCTCGGGGACCGCC
This region includes:
- a CDS encoding biotin/lipoate A/B protein ligase family protein; the encoded protein is MAAPFRLLVTEPLDGALNMALDESLLRGRLAGATPPTLRFFAWQPPTISLGYGQPLDARIDEAAASSLGIGLVRRPTGGSAILHEGPDLELTYSVVAATGDFEGAGDLLQTYQWIGRALAAGINRIGAPVEMVPVQPSDPAAMPTFCFARTGSYELEIGGLKIVGSAQRRQGTGFLQHGSLMLGAAPDRLRRVFPTERDPLAGMTTLEAVLGRRPSFEESLAALADGFRAVHGLDLSPGGLSAEEMDRAEALVRDKYATLRWTRAGRAPVVATAIG
- a CDS encoding NUDIX hydrolase is translated as MTFAREYPDAPRVGVGAVILDGDRVLLVKRGQPPSQGKWSVPGGLVHLGERIEDALRREVMEECGVAVRLLGLCGVIDRVRLASINGSESERVHYHYVIIDYVAAIESGVPRAGSDAAEVRWVPIADLDRYDTTDGLAAMVHRAVIVGQGG
- a CDS encoding leucyl aminopeptidase, which codes for MDLALETRKPADARADVLVLGRYADDRRPPAEITAVDRALDGLLTRALASEKFEGKPGQISYVHTGGKLPAERVLVVGLGPHRRDGRSRGDAEPVRRAAAAAVRRARDLGAASIAVFMPPDGLSPRDRAQAVVEGAWLGTYRFEKYLKEKNSKAVRSLTLLEPDRRSAAGAREGLRFGRIWAEATCLTRDLVNEPANVVTPTFLAGRAGEIAKEGGLTLKVLERDDCATMGMGAYIGVAQGSQEPPKFIHLTYKPKGRARRRVVIIGKGITFDSGGLDLKTADGMLRMKDDMAGAAAVLGLFQALPRLKPRVEVHGLIAATENMPSGTAQRPGDIVRAMNGLTVEIGNTDAEGRLTLADALSYAVKHIEPDEMIDMATLTGAVVIALGQGVSGLMASSDGLAARVLGAADVAGERTWRLPLHDEYKDGLKSDVADLNNISSQRGAGAIVAALFMREFTGGVPWAHLDIAGTAFTERELPLGPKGGTGVTVRTLLAYVAALDGRR